One part of the Leptolyngbya sp. FACHB-261 genome encodes these proteins:
- the murF gene encoding UDP-N-acetylmuramoyl-tripeptide--D-alanyl-D-alanine ligase, translating into MPCQSSLARIAEGLDAEPVGVDLSQSFHGVSTDTRSLRLGQLFVALRGENFDGHRFASAALAQGAVAVLADMPLAVPHLRVADTLKAYQDLAQWWRQQFAAPVIAITGSVGKTTTKELIAAVLATQGKVLKTQANYNNEIGVPKTLLELGPEHSYAVIEMGMRGAGEIARLSQIAIPDIAVITNVGTAHIGRLGSEQAIAEAKCELLASMPTAGTAVLNHDNARLLSTAATVWQGKTLTYGLEGGDLQGELLDPQTLLVAGVALPLPLPGRHNALNYLAALAVAQLLQVNWEPLKVGLSVRLPDGRAQQYQFANDVVILDETYNAGLESMLAALHLLSQTPGQRQIAVLGTMKELGERSLEFHRQVGAQARHLQLDRLLILEDGPEGEALAVGATPLPTERLLTQAALVERLQQLIQPGDRLLFKASHSVGLDRVVEQLRTTLANAS; encoded by the coding sequence ATGCCTTGCCAGAGTAGCTTAGCTCGAATTGCTGAAGGTCTCGATGCAGAGCCTGTGGGTGTCGATCTATCCCAATCTTTCCACGGAGTCTCCACTGATACACGCAGCCTCCGACTTGGACAACTGTTTGTGGCGCTACGAGGTGAGAACTTTGACGGTCACCGGTTTGCCAGTGCAGCCTTAGCCCAAGGCGCGGTAGCCGTACTTGCTGATATGCCTCTGGCAGTACCTCATTTACGGGTTGCTGATACGCTCAAAGCCTATCAGGACTTGGCTCAGTGGTGGCGACAGCAGTTTGCGGCACCAGTCATCGCAATCACGGGTTCAGTTGGCAAAACGACAACTAAAGAGTTGATTGCAGCAGTTTTGGCAACCCAAGGCAAAGTGCTCAAAACTCAGGCCAATTACAACAACGAGATTGGCGTACCTAAAACCCTATTGGAACTTGGGCCGGAGCACAGCTATGCCGTGATTGAGATGGGCATGCGCGGTGCAGGTGAGATTGCCCGTCTCAGCCAAATTGCAATTCCCGATATCGCTGTGATCACCAACGTGGGAACAGCCCATATTGGTCGTCTCGGTTCAGAGCAAGCTATTGCTGAAGCTAAGTGTGAATTGCTGGCTTCAATGCCAACAGCAGGGACAGCCGTTCTAAACCACGACAACGCTCGCCTGCTGTCAACAGCGGCAACGGTTTGGCAGGGCAAAACGTTAACCTACGGGCTAGAGGGGGGCGATCTGCAGGGGGAGCTGCTTGATCCTCAGACCCTTCTGGTTGCTGGCGTTGCCTTGCCCTTACCTCTGCCCGGTCGTCACAATGCCCTCAACTATTTAGCAGCTCTAGCCGTTGCTCAGCTGCTTCAGGTGAACTGGGAACCCCTAAAGGTTGGCCTGTCGGTGCGCTTACCGGATGGACGGGCTCAGCAATACCAGTTCGCCAACGATGTTGTCATTCTGGATGAAACCTATAACGCAGGTTTAGAGTCAATGCTGGCAGCTCTGCACCTGCTGTCCCAAACTCCGGGTCAGCGACAGATTGCAGTACTGGGCACGATGAAGGAGCTAGGCGAGCGGTCGTTAGAATTTCACCGCCAAGTTGGAGCCCAGGCTCGACATCTCCAGCTCGACCGGCTGCTAATTTTGGAGGATGGGCCGGAAGGAGAGGCGCTAGCCGTGGGAGCCACGCCTTTGCCCACTGAGCGTCTCCTAACTCAAGCAGCCCTTGTTGAAAGATTACAGCAGCTGATTCAACCCGGCGATCGACTCTTATTTAAAGCATCTCATTCTGTAGGGTTAGACCGAGTGGTTGAACAACTACGGACAACACTTGCCAATGCCTCATAA
- the rsmH gene encoding 16S rRNA (cytosine(1402)-N(4))-methyltransferase RsmH: MPFHHIPVLCTEVVAGLVVRPGGLYLDATVGGGGHSAAILAADPTAQLVAVDRDPTALNAAREHLAIYSERVQFWAGNFAAFDLANIDPAIFGLGRRFDGILADLGVSSAQLDVPERGFSFRHEAPLDMRMDPDQDLTAAELINTASETELADIFYQYGEERFSRRIARGVVAARPLQTTTQLVEVVFRCLPRFSKRGDHGRIHPATRVFQALRIAVNQELKALETFLQRAPDWLNSGGRIGAISFHSLEDRIVKHRLREDERLKVLTKKPIWPQEAELEANPRARSARLRLAERLILDQ, translated from the coding sequence TTGCCGTTCCATCACATCCCAGTACTTTGTACTGAGGTTGTAGCTGGGCTAGTGGTGCGACCAGGGGGTCTCTACCTAGATGCAACTGTAGGTGGTGGCGGGCACAGTGCAGCAATTCTAGCGGCGGATCCGACAGCTCAACTTGTAGCAGTAGACCGTGATCCCACAGCCCTTAATGCGGCAAGAGAGCATCTAGCCATCTATTCAGAGCGGGTTCAATTTTGGGCTGGCAACTTTGCTGCCTTTGATCTCGCAAACATTGATCCCGCAATCTTTGGTCTCGGTCGGCGTTTCGATGGCATCCTTGCCGACTTGGGTGTGAGCTCAGCTCAGCTTGATGTCCCAGAACGGGGCTTTAGCTTCCGCCATGAGGCTCCCTTGGATATGCGAATGGATCCGGATCAGGATTTGACAGCAGCGGAGCTGATTAATACTGCCTCTGAGACGGAGTTAGCGGATATCTTTTATCAGTATGGCGAGGAGCGCTTCTCTCGACGCATTGCTAGAGGAGTAGTCGCTGCCCGTCCTCTGCAAACCACAACCCAGCTGGTTGAAGTGGTGTTTCGTTGCCTACCTCGCTTCTCTAAGCGAGGTGACCACGGTCGCATTCATCCAGCAACGCGAGTCTTCCAGGCCCTACGCATTGCGGTTAACCAGGAACTTAAAGCTTTGGAAACCTTCTTGCAACGGGCACCAGACTGGTTGAATTCAGGTGGTAGAATCGGCGCCATCAGCTTTCATAGCCTCGAAGACCGCATCGTTAAACATCGGTTGCGCGAGGATGAACGGCTGAAGGTGCTCACCAAAAAACCAATCTGGCCCCAGGAGGCAGAGCTAGAGGCAAACCCTCGGGCTCGTTCTGCCCGCCTTAGGCTTGCTGAACGGTTAATTCTCGACCAGTAA
- a CDS encoding Fur family transcriptional regulator: MSSYVVTAQSLKAELNQKGWRLTPQREEILNVFQTLKQGDHLSAEDLYDQLRVQGSRTSLSTIYRTLKLMARMGILRELELAEGHKHYELIRPHHHLVCVKCNRIIEFKSNSVLKIGSKVAQHEGYKLQDCQLVVHAVCPECQRSLVFA, translated from the coding sequence ATGTCCTCCTACGTGGTCACAGCACAGTCGCTGAAGGCAGAACTCAACCAGAAGGGCTGGCGATTGACCCCTCAACGGGAAGAGATTCTGAACGTTTTTCAGACCCTCAAACAAGGGGATCACCTCAGTGCTGAAGATCTTTACGACCAACTGAGAGTGCAAGGTAGCCGCACCAGCTTGTCTACGATCTATCGCACCTTGAAGTTGATGGCTCGGATGGGAATTCTGCGCGAGCTGGAATTGGCAGAAGGACACAAGCACTACGAGCTGATTCGCCCCCATCACCATTTGGTGTGTGTCAAGTGCAACCGCATTATTGAGTTCAAGAGCAATTCTGTGCTCAAGATCGGCAGTAAAGTTGCTCAGCACGAGGGCTACAAGCTACAGGATTGCCAACTCGTTGTTCATGCAGTTTGTCCAGAGTGCCAGCGCTCTCTGGTCTTCGCTTAG
- a CDS encoding NfeD family protein — MMILLSILPLASATTLWWLGAGSLLLLALSAPDPALPAMGIAAFLIGLLILKVSLPALVQVFAWGILSTAITLLLRWFVVPKQRPPESLSGTAEARTLTPIQAGYPGQVFYEGTSWSARCEVLKPGETIGAERWVYVVGREGNTLVVVPLTYFDAV; from the coding sequence ATGATGATCTTGCTCTCCATCCTGCCCTTAGCTTCAGCAACAACCCTGTGGTGGTTGGGAGCTGGGTCCCTACTCCTATTAGCTCTTAGTGCTCCCGATCCTGCTCTACCCGCTATGGGCATTGCCGCATTCTTGATTGGGCTACTCATTCTGAAGGTCAGCTTACCGGCGTTGGTTCAGGTATTTGCTTGGGGTATTTTATCGACGGCGATCACACTCCTGCTGCGTTGGTTTGTAGTGCCCAAACAGCGTCCTCCCGAGAGCCTGAGTGGAACAGCGGAGGCACGCACTTTAACACCCATTCAGGCTGGCTATCCGGGTCAGGTATTCTATGAGGGAACCAGTTGGAGTGCTCGCTGTGAAGTGCTCAAGCCAGGGGAGACAATTGGGGCTGAGCGATGGGTTTATGTCGTCGGACGAGAGGGAAACACACTGGTTGTCGTTCCACTGACCTACTTCGACGCGGTCTAG
- a CDS encoding GAF domain-containing sensor histidine kinase, producing MSLVPAQVREQQRNQTLNRLGLLRNSVEPIFEEAVQRVSRFLPLPLCLLNLVNHDQLQVRAAVGLSSLSRVAGSLRFTTNIASFDTLNLNQSRQFPLAESFCAHVIDAHQPLAVTDTLADPYFSSSLLVQQYGVRSYLGVPLISTGGDCLGTLSVMDLSPYSFTTQEVELLELVAQWAVSEVERRYLSSAQAEQSSQPRLTSPTNRTKAGLLSQVSQELRTPLTSVLGMTSVLHREVFGPLTAKQREYLDVIHRSGQDLLSLVDELLDLGALDGDTCELNLVAVDIEMLGQQILKTASHSAARRQQQLQLSIEPGCRLWVLDKLKVRQMLYHLLMHLLQSSAEGGVVQLQITSSADLLSLAVWSSDGLVPGSLGSPASYYSSPLPADFQFMDQVALRQLDVPVDVPASGLDALAILEWEKSLRLLLSYQLAELHQGSLGLQVMPASSTGFCYRLDLPQLTLA from the coding sequence TTGAGTTTGGTTCCAGCTCAAGTTCGAGAGCAGCAGCGCAACCAAACGCTCAACCGGTTAGGGCTTTTACGAAACAGCGTTGAACCGATCTTTGAAGAAGCGGTTCAACGGGTTAGCCGCTTTTTGCCGTTGCCGCTCTGCTTACTCAACCTGGTCAACCATGACCAGCTCCAGGTTCGAGCGGCCGTGGGACTTTCTAGCCTCAGTCGGGTTGCTGGCAGTTTGCGCTTCACCACAAATATTGCTTCCTTTGACACACTGAACCTTAACCAATCACGACAGTTTCCCTTAGCTGAATCCTTTTGCGCTCACGTCATTGATGCACATCAACCGCTAGCAGTCACAGATACTTTGGCAGATCCTTACTTTTCGAGTTCCCTGCTGGTGCAGCAGTACGGAGTGCGCTCCTATTTAGGTGTGCCTCTGATCAGCACTGGGGGAGACTGCTTAGGGACTTTGAGCGTCATGGATCTGTCGCCGTACAGCTTTACGACTCAAGAAGTCGAACTTCTGGAGTTGGTTGCGCAATGGGCTGTGAGCGAAGTTGAGCGTCGTTACCTCTCCAGTGCTCAGGCTGAACAGTCTTCTCAGCCTAGACTCACCAGCCCAACCAACCGGACTAAGGCTGGGCTGCTGAGCCAGGTTTCCCAGGAGTTGCGCACGCCCCTCACGTCTGTGCTGGGCATGACCAGCGTGCTACATCGCGAAGTCTTTGGGCCTCTCACCGCTAAGCAGCGGGAGTACCTAGATGTCATTCACCGTAGTGGCCAGGATTTGCTATCGCTGGTGGACGAATTGTTGGATTTAGGGGCACTTGATGGCGATACCTGCGAGTTGAATTTAGTAGCAGTAGACATCGAGATGCTGGGTCAGCAAATTCTCAAGACCGCCAGCCACAGTGCTGCTCGACGCCAGCAACAGTTACAGTTGTCGATTGAGCCAGGTTGCCGGCTCTGGGTTTTGGACAAATTGAAGGTGCGACAAATGCTCTATCACCTGCTGATGCATTTGCTCCAAAGCTCAGCTGAGGGAGGTGTGGTACAACTACAAATCACCAGTTCTGCCGATTTGCTGTCTTTGGCGGTCTGGAGTTCAGATGGATTAGTACCGGGCAGCCTTGGCAGTCCTGCCAGCTACTACAGCAGCCCTCTTCCAGCAGACTTCCAGTTCATGGATCAGGTGGCGTTACGACAGCTAGATGTACCAGTAGATGTACCAGCCAGCGGCTTAGACGCCCTGGCGATCTTGGAATGGGAGAAGAGCTTGAGGCTCCTATTGAGCTACCAACTCGCTGAGCTGCACCAAGGCAGTTTAGGGCTACAGGTCATGCCTGCCTCCAGCACTGGCTTCTGCTACAGGCTCGATCTACCTCAGCTCACTCTGGCTTGA
- the grxC gene encoding glutaredoxin 3, translating into MAPRIEIYTWQACPFCVRAKRLLDSKGVDYIEYSIDGDEEARFKMSQRSNGKRSVPQIFIDDQHVGGCDDIHALDRMGKLDPLLQA; encoded by the coding sequence ATGGCCCCCCGTATTGAGATTTACACCTGGCAAGCTTGCCCATTTTGTGTCCGTGCCAAACGTCTACTCGACAGTAAAGGGGTAGATTACATCGAATACTCGATCGACGGCGACGAGGAGGCGCGATTTAAAATGTCGCAACGGTCTAATGGCAAACGCTCGGTACCTCAAATTTTTATCGACGACCAGCACGTTGGTGGGTGCGATGATATTCATGCCCTTGATCGAATGGGTAAACTCGATCCCCTATTGCAAGCCTAG
- the gshB gene encoding glutathione synthase: MKFAFIIDPIAKLDPTHDTSVAIMEAACRLGHEVWITGAQLLSVVQGRAWALLEQAHLEAVQLVEGRWLAADPWYSIGDRRLQALDQMDAVFMRTDPPVTVPYLYATYILDYVDPAKTRVINTPAGIRAANEKMYALQFSGAIPETIVSQDKKVIRQFLESQGAAVLKPLGGKAGEGILFLDPADRNFNSLVEVSTYMGQVPVMVQAYLPQAKEGDKRIILLDGEPIGAVNRIPTGSDFRGNMAVGGRVAATEITAREREICAQLAPTLKRDGLIFVGIDIIGGYLTEVNVTSPTGIREADRLTGTRLGEQVVAWIEQHPPS, from the coding sequence GTGAAATTTGCCTTCATCATTGACCCGATTGCCAAGCTAGATCCAACCCACGATACTAGCGTGGCGATTATGGAAGCAGCTTGTCGCCTTGGCCATGAGGTCTGGATCACGGGTGCGCAACTGCTCAGTGTTGTGCAGGGCCGGGCTTGGGCTTTGCTAGAGCAGGCCCATCTAGAGGCAGTGCAGTTAGTTGAGGGTCGGTGGCTGGCAGCTGATCCCTGGTACAGCATTGGCGATCGGCGCTTGCAGGCCTTGGATCAAATGGACGCTGTGTTCATGCGCACAGATCCCCCTGTAACAGTTCCCTACCTCTACGCGACCTACATTCTCGACTATGTTGATCCCGCCAAAACCCGCGTGATCAACACTCCGGCTGGAATCCGGGCAGCCAACGAAAAGATGTATGCCCTGCAATTCAGTGGTGCCATTCCTGAAACGATAGTGAGTCAGGACAAGAAGGTTATCCGTCAGTTTTTAGAAAGCCAGGGCGCTGCTGTGCTCAAGCCTCTAGGCGGTAAGGCTGGAGAAGGTATTCTCTTCTTGGATCCCGCCGATCGTAACTTCAACTCCTTAGTAGAAGTCAGTACCTACATGGGGCAAGTGCCGGTCATGGTGCAAGCCTATCTGCCTCAGGCTAAAGAGGGCGATAAACGTATCATTTTGCTGGATGGAGAGCCTATTGGCGCAGTGAACCGCATCCCTACAGGTAGCGACTTTCGCGGCAACATGGCAGTCGGTGGACGAGTGGCCGCAACAGAGATCACGGCACGGGAGCGAGAAATTTGCGCTCAGTTGGCCCCCACCCTCAAGCGGGACGGTCTGATTTTTGTTGGCATCGACATCATCGGTGGCTATTTAACTGAAGTGAATGTCACTAGCCCCACGGGAATCCGCGAAGCTGATCGACTGACTGGTACACGACTAGGAGAGCAGGTCGTCGCCTGGATCGAGCAACATCCACCTTCTTAG
- a CDS encoding MgPME-cyclase complex family protein: MQTYYFVAASRRFLLEEEPLTEVLKERQRHYREQEKNIDFWLVEAPAFLEAPEFANLKQQIPQPAAAVVSTDAQFIRWLQLRLEYVATGEFQAPSEQIADPLASLISV, encoded by the coding sequence ATGCAGACTTACTACTTTGTTGCTGCCAGCCGCCGTTTCTTGTTAGAAGAAGAGCCGCTTACTGAAGTGCTCAAAGAGCGTCAGCGCCATTATCGTGAGCAAGAAAAGAATATTGACTTCTGGCTAGTGGAAGCCCCTGCCTTTCTGGAAGCACCTGAATTCGCCAACCTGAAGCAGCAAATTCCCCAACCAGCCGCCGCGGTGGTCTCTACGGATGCTCAGTTTATTCGCTGGCTGCAGTTGCGCCTAGAGTATGTGGCAACTGGGGAATTTCAGGCTCCTTCTGAGCAGATTGCCGATCCTTTGGCGTCTTTGATATCAGTTTAA
- a CDS encoding penicillin-binding protein 2, producing the protein MAWSTPTGRPGRRRAGTNPLSSRRLLIVWIVLLLAGLGLVLRLVTLQVQDGTSLREKARQQQMVALRPFIPRRQLVDRNGTVLAVDKPVYTLFAHPFLFDPGVTPADVAAKLSPILEKPIDQLTERLSKEDTSIQLEYWMSEDVADRINRLNINGLEMVQQQRRLYPQQELMAEAVGYVNVDHEGQAGVEYAQQKLLERDMKPVMLSRDGHGSLVAANVPPGFLNADQVSVQLTLDTRLQRVARYALRQQLRNYRAKRGAVLVMDATDGSILVMASEPTYNPNQYYNYDVSLFRNWTVTDLYEPGSTFKPVNVAIALEAGAIKPDTTFYDEGQISVGGWPIQNFDYRDVGPNGEIAIPQILERSSNVGMVHIIQQLEPEVYYGWLERLGLGQTTGIDLPFESSSQIKAQDQFTAYPIEPATTAFGQGFSLTPIQLAQFHSMLANGGRLVVPHVVRGLLNEQRELFWQPSLPPPRQIFSTNTAQTVVSMMQGVVDKGTGRPAYVPGYRIAGKTGTAQKAAPDGGYMESAKITSFVAIFPAEAPRYTVLAVIDEPQGEDAFGSTVAAPIVKALVEAIITSQGIPPSHPDEMPPLGSTPTPGPFDNGALTPDSPDSAEGSQTEAGSNASPMPEPTSTP; encoded by the coding sequence ATGGCATGGAGTACCCCAACCGGGCGACCTGGGCGTCGTCGTGCCGGGACCAATCCTCTTTCGTCGCGCCGGTTGCTCATCGTTTGGATCGTGCTACTGCTGGCAGGTTTAGGCTTAGTGCTGCGTCTGGTGACCCTACAGGTTCAGGATGGCACCAGCCTAAGGGAAAAAGCTCGACAGCAGCAGATGGTCGCCTTGCGACCCTTTATCCCGCGCCGTCAGCTTGTTGATCGCAATGGCACAGTGCTGGCAGTGGATAAGCCGGTTTACACGCTGTTTGCCCATCCCTTTCTCTTTGATCCCGGGGTGACACCAGCGGACGTTGCGGCCAAGCTCTCACCGATCCTAGAAAAGCCCATTGATCAGTTAACTGAGCGGCTCTCTAAGGAAGACACCAGCATTCAGCTTGAATACTGGATGTCCGAAGATGTAGCAGACCGCATCAACCGGCTGAACATTAACGGTTTGGAGATGGTGCAACAACAGCGCCGACTCTATCCCCAACAAGAATTGATGGCTGAAGCAGTGGGCTACGTGAATGTAGACCACGAGGGTCAAGCGGGCGTGGAATACGCCCAGCAAAAGCTCCTAGAGCGAGATATGAAGCCGGTGATGCTGTCCCGTGATGGGCACGGCTCTTTAGTTGCGGCCAATGTTCCGCCGGGCTTTCTCAATGCGGATCAAGTCTCAGTGCAGCTGACCTTGGATACACGCCTCCAGCGCGTCGCTCGTTATGCCTTGCGGCAGCAACTGCGCAACTATCGAGCCAAGCGCGGTGCCGTGCTCGTGATGGATGCCACCGATGGCTCGATCTTAGTAATGGCCTCTGAGCCGACTTACAATCCCAACCAGTACTACAACTACGATGTCAGCCTGTTTCGGAACTGGACGGTTACAGACCTCTACGAACCTGGCTCAACCTTCAAACCAGTTAACGTTGCTATTGCGCTTGAAGCTGGAGCCATCAAACCTGACACAACCTTTTACGACGAAGGCCAAATCAGCGTTGGCGGCTGGCCTATCCAAAACTTCGACTACCGAGATGTAGGACCAAACGGCGAAATAGCAATCCCGCAGATTCTAGAGCGCTCCAGCAATGTGGGCATGGTTCATATTATCCAGCAGCTCGAGCCTGAAGTTTACTATGGCTGGCTGGAGCGGTTAGGGCTGGGGCAGACAACCGGGATCGATTTACCCTTCGAAAGTTCTAGCCAAATCAAGGCGCAGGACCAGTTCACGGCTTACCCGATTGAACCAGCGACTACCGCCTTCGGTCAGGGTTTCTCGCTGACGCCTATTCAGCTTGCTCAGTTTCACAGCATGCTAGCCAATGGCGGACGTCTAGTCGTGCCCCATGTTGTGCGTGGTCTTCTGAACGAGCAACGGGAGCTGTTCTGGCAACCCTCTCTGCCGCCGCCGCGCCAAATCTTCTCCACGAATACAGCACAGACAGTGGTGAGCATGATGCAGGGCGTGGTTGACAAGGGCACAGGCCGCCCCGCCTATGTCCCTGGCTACCGGATTGCCGGTAAAACTGGTACTGCCCAGAAAGCAGCTCCGGATGGCGGGTATATGGAGAGCGCGAAAATTACTAGTTTCGTCGCAATTTTTCCAGCCGAAGCGCCACGCTACACAGTCTTAGCAGTGATCGATGAGCCCCAAGGCGAAGATGCATTTGGTTCGACGGTTGCCGCACCTATTGTCAAAGCCCTTGTTGAAGCGATTATTACTAGCCAAGGCATTCCGCCCAGCCATCCTGACGAAATGCCACCTTTAGGGAGCACGCCGACTCCTGGCCCTTTTGATAACGGTGCTTTAACTCCAGATTCTCCAGACTCTGCAGAGGGCAGCCAGACTGAGGCAGGCAGCAATGCCAGTCCCATGCCAGAGCCGACCAGCACTCCCTAG
- a CDS encoding pyridoxine 5'-phosphate synthase: MPTLGVNIDHVATIRQARRTVEPDPIAAAVLAELGGADGITVHLREDRRHIQDRDVRLLRQTVRTHLNLEMAATPEMVAIALDLKPDYITLVPEKREEVTTEGGLDIASQQSRITEIVDQLQQQGGIPVSLFIDADQPQLEAAAKVGAKFVELHTGRYAEARGEAEQHRELAVLQQGTTQARQLGLRVNAGHGLTYWNTAAIAAIPGMEELNIGHSIISRAVLVGLERAVREMKQLIVGQQSV; encoded by the coding sequence ATGCCGACTCTGGGCGTCAATATTGACCACGTTGCCACAATCCGCCAAGCTCGCCGCACGGTTGAACCGGATCCTATAGCGGCGGCTGTTCTGGCTGAATTGGGGGGAGCAGATGGCATTACCGTCCATCTGCGCGAAGACCGGCGTCACATTCAGGACCGGGATGTTCGCTTGTTGCGGCAGACCGTGCGTACTCATCTCAATTTAGAGATGGCAGCCACACCGGAGATGGTCGCGATTGCCCTAGACCTCAAGCCCGACTACATCACCTTGGTGCCGGAAAAGCGGGAGGAAGTAACCACCGAAGGTGGCTTAGATATCGCCAGTCAGCAAAGCCGGATAACTGAAATTGTTGACCAGCTACAGCAGCAGGGAGGCATTCCGGTCAGTCTGTTCATTGATGCTGATCAACCTCAACTAGAAGCAGCAGCTAAAGTTGGAGCCAAGTTTGTTGAACTGCACACCGGACGCTATGCAGAAGCCCGAGGGGAAGCTGAACAGCATCGCGAGCTAGCAGTGCTACAACAGGGAACAACTCAGGCCCGACAGCTCGGCCTGCGGGTCAATGCGGGCCACGGTCTTACCTATTGGAATACGGCAGCAATTGCCGCCATTCCAGGCATGGAGGAATTGAATATTGGTCACTCGATCATCAGCCGAGCTGTACTAGTTGGGTTGGAACGAGCCGTACGCGAAATGAAACAACTGATTGTGGGCCAGCAATCGGTATGA
- a CDS encoding energy transducer TonB — MRKRRFPKGLSTRLQNPFWLALVGSLGLHVVLWLTVAQNPLSATSTPEKLAPESMVNLVDLPTTDTPLVDQGAISALPQQVSPSVPPAPPDPTPLPDLLLPPLPPLPSLTTVVPAPPAAPAPVPTPVPTPTASATPTPPSVAQSTPQPTPTGAATPTARPTPGIFNDPIYSRRPQAQPTPQSTPQPSSASSGTSNSEGASTLTQWYQRLAASLPPGASLSPKYVRIQAGPAAQQELEGKGITGWVTPTYPEQACSAGVRPQVSIAVAVNDSGKRFGAPALVQGSGSEPLDNAVLSALLKLEYTNAGSDGYRAFIYLVTMEPPANCRTAADSERP; from the coding sequence ATGCGCAAGCGCAGATTCCCCAAGGGCCTATCAACCCGCTTGCAAAACCCTTTCTGGCTTGCATTGGTGGGTTCGTTGGGCCTCCATGTTGTCTTGTGGCTAACGGTTGCCCAAAATCCCCTCAGCGCAACCTCGACGCCCGAGAAGCTGGCCCCAGAATCAATGGTGAACTTGGTGGACCTGCCTACAACTGACACTCCACTAGTCGATCAAGGTGCCATCTCTGCATTACCTCAACAGGTGTCTCCCTCGGTGCCGCCTGCTCCCCCAGATCCAACCCCTCTGCCCGATCTGCTGCTGCCGCCCCTGCCGCCTCTACCTTCCCTAACAACGGTGGTCCCGGCTCCACCTGCGGCGCCCGCGCCAGTACCAACGCCAGTACCAACGCCAACAGCATCGGCAACACCTACCCCCCCCTCGGTTGCTCAGAGTACGCCACAACCAACACCAACGGGGGCAGCAACACCTACAGCGAGGCCAACTCCTGGCATTTTTAATGACCCGATCTACAGCCGCAGGCCCCAAGCTCAGCCCACACCTCAATCCACGCCTCAACCCAGCTCAGCTAGTTCAGGTACCTCTAATAGCGAGGGAGCATCTACTCTCACGCAGTGGTATCAGCGGCTAGCGGCTAGTTTGCCGCCGGGAGCCTCCCTCTCTCCCAAATACGTTCGCATTCAGGCAGGCCCTGCTGCCCAGCAGGAGCTAGAGGGCAAAGGCATCACTGGTTGGGTAACGCCAACCTACCCAGAGCAGGCATGCTCTGCTGGCGTACGGCCACAGGTCAGTATTGCTGTTGCCGTTAACGACTCAGGCAAGCGGTTCGGGGCCCCAGCCCTGGTCCAGGGTAGTGGATCAGAGCCCTTAGATAATGCAGTTTTGTCAGCTCTGTTGAAACTGGAGTACACCAACGCAGGCAGCGATGGGTATCGCGCTTTCATATATCTTGTGACTATGGAGCCACCCGCTAACTGCCGGACGGCTGCTGATTCTGAGCGTCCTTGA
- a CDS encoding SPFH domain-containing protein: MGALMLLLIVIVLVAFYVTRSIKQIEQGNVVVVERLGRYSRTLQPGLNLMIPFFERIAVEYSMREQPLDVQPQQCLTADGISVMVDAIIFWRIIDPYRAYISVQELRPSLGSLVQAFLRSEIGEMDLKETFASRAEINRKLLKEVDSVTEGWGVKVTRVEIQEIKPPQQTLDAMAREVEARSLREATETEAKGNAEATRTEAKANAEAMNMIANELSRGNYSAAALQFLIAQNYLKTSGDLSQSPNAKVLFMDPNSLPGAVQGILSMLEGGKRGEPNDSPDSSNGKPNA; the protein is encoded by the coding sequence ATGGGCGCTCTGATGCTGCTGCTGATTGTGATCGTTCTAGTCGCTTTTTATGTGACCCGATCGATTAAGCAAATTGAGCAGGGCAATGTAGTCGTTGTGGAACGGTTGGGACGATACAGCCGAACACTACAACCCGGTTTGAATTTGATGATTCCGTTTTTTGAGCGTATTGCGGTCGAGTACTCAATGCGAGAGCAACCGCTTGATGTCCAACCACAGCAGTGCCTCACCGCAGACGGGATTTCTGTGATGGTAGATGCGATTATTTTCTGGCGAATTATTGATCCTTACCGCGCTTACATTTCGGTGCAGGAGCTCAGACCTTCTTTAGGGAGTTTGGTTCAAGCCTTTCTGCGCAGCGAAATTGGTGAGATGGACTTGAAAGAAACCTTCGCCTCGCGAGCCGAAATCAACCGAAAATTGCTGAAAGAAGTGGATAGCGTCACTGAGGGCTGGGGCGTTAAGGTCACCCGAGTCGAGATCCAAGAAATTAAGCCACCGCAGCAAACTTTGGATGCAATGGCTCGTGAAGTCGAAGCTCGCAGCCTTAGGGAGGCGACTGAAACCGAGGCCAAAGGTAATGCTGAGGCAACCCGCACTGAAGCCAAAGCCAATGCTGAGGCGATGAACATGATTGCTAACGAGCTAAGCAGGGGTAATTACTCAGCAGCAGCTCTGCAATTTCTGATTGCCCAGAATTACCTCAAGACTAGCGGTGATCTTAGCCAGAGCCCAAACGCCAAGGTTCTGTTTATGGACCCCAATTCACTGCCCGGTGCAGTTCAAGGAATTCTTTCAATGTTGGAAGGAGGAAAACGAGGTGAACCTAACGACTCTCCCGACTCCTCCAATGGCAAACCCAACGCTTAG